In Brevibacterium pigmentatum, the sequence GGCCAGTATCTGCAGGGCGAAACCGGTGATCACGGCCTTGCGAGCGGCTTTGAAGCCGTAGACCTCGCTGATCACATCGCCGAGGATGTAGGCGATGGGGAAGAGGAACGCGCCGCCGTCGGTGACTACGGGTCCGAAGCCGATGACCTTCGTGGCCGAGATATTCGAGATGATGAGCACCGCGCAGAACACGGCGAGGAAGACCGCATAGTAGCGGCCCCGAGAGGAAGCGAAAGCTGCGAACCGTGCAGCCGAGGTGGTGTGCGCCGGATCGGGGGTGCGACCCGGCTGCCCAGACTCAGACTCGGAACGCCCAGACTCAGGACTCTTCTGCGACAACGGTGATTTCCTTTCCTCCGGTGACCGTGAGCAGCTGCTCATACGTCAGGGGCACCATCGAATTCGGTGTCCCCGCGCCGGCCCAGAGAACAGGATAGTCCTTCAGCGACACATCGACGTAGGTGGGAATCGGGTTCGGATGACCGCAGGGTGCGACCCCGCCGATGACCTGCCCCGTGGCCTCGCGAACGAGTTCCTTCGACGCCCGGTCGAGGGAGTCGACGCCGATGAGGTCGGCGACATGCGTGGTGTCGACCCGGTGAGCGCCCGAGGCCATGATGAGTACGGGTTCACCGCCGGAGGAGAAGATGAGGCTGTTCGCGATCGCTCCGACCTCGATGCCCAGGGCTTCGGCCGCCGCGGCTGCCGTCGGCGTCGAGCCGTCGAAGATCTCGATGCGCGGGTCGATCCCGGCGGCCGAGAGATCGGCGGCGACCGCCTCGTGGTTGGGATGATCCCACCTCGCCGAGGCGGCTCCGGGCTCGGTCTCGGCCGTGGCCTCCGCGTCCTCGTCGTCGACCTCGGTGACGGGTTCGGCGAGACCGCGACGGCGCAGCAGGGGAGCGACATCCGGGCGGGTGCCGAAGAAGCGTTCGATCGCTGCCATCGGGTCGACCGAATAGCCGGGGGCGAGGATGGCTTCGCGGAAGGCATCGCCGGCCTCCCGATTGAGTCCGCCTTGGTCCTCGAACCATTCGCTCACCCAGGCGGCGATGACCTCGGAGTAGAGGTAGGAGTAGTAGCCGGCGGCATAACCGGAGGCGAAGATGTGACCGAAATACGTCGACCGATAGCGCGGCGGCACGAGCGGGGAGAACCCGGCCGCGGCGAGCACCTCGGATTCGAAGGACAGCACTTCGGTGATGTGCTCGCCCGCCTCGAGCGAATGCCAGGACAGGTCGAGCATGGCGGCAGCGAGATATTCGATCGTGTCGAAGCCCTGGCCGAACTTCTCACTGGCGATGAGCGCATCGACGAGTTCGGCAGGCATCGGCTCACCCGTGTCGACGTGCTTGGCGAAGTGGGGAAGGACCTGCGGGTGGAAGCGCCACATCTCATTGAGCTGGGACGGGAACTCGACGTAGTCGCGGGGGACGGCGGTGCCTGCCGTCGACGGGTAGGTGGAGTTCGCGAAGAGGCCGTGGAGGACGTGGCCGAATTCGTGGAAGAACGTCGTCAGCTCGGTCGGATTGAGCAGGGTGGGCCGACCCGGACCGGGCTTGGCGAGGTTGAGCGAGAGGGTGACGACCGGGTGCAACCCTGTCAGTCGGGAGGCGGGAACCAACTGATCCATCCAGGCTCCGCCGCGCTTCGTGTCCCGGGCGTACGGGTCGATGAGCACGAGGCCCAAGGGACGTTCGGTGACGTCGGTGACCTCATAGACGCGGACGTCCTCATGCCAAGCGGTGACGCCGTCATAGGGGGCGAAGGTGATTCCGTACAGTCCGGTGGCGGCTCGGAAGACACCCTCGGTGAGGACGGTGTCGAATTCGAAGTACTTGGCCACCTCGTCGGGGTCGATGCCGAACTCGTCGGCGCGGTACTTCGCGAGGTAGTACTTGACGTCTTCGGCTGCGACGTCCTCGAGGTCGTAGCGCTGCTTGACCTGTGCCAGCTCCTCATCGAGTTGGGCGTTCGCGGGACTGATGAGGGAGGAGACGATATCGGCGGCCGCATCGGGGTTGCCGGCGGTCTGATTGTCGATGGCGAACGACGAGTAGGAGGGGTATCCGAGCAGATGCGCCTTCAGTGCACGCAGCGCCGTGGTGTCTGCCACCTGGGTGCGGGTGTCGCCGTCGCCGCCGCGGGATCCGCGCGCCATCGAGTTGTTCAGCACGTGCCGACGCGTCTGTGCTGAGTTCAAGGACTCGAGCACACCCTGTTGGGTGAAGTTGTTCAAGGGCAGCAGGTAGCCGTCGACGCCGCGATCGGCGGCACGACTCTCCGCCGCCGCGATCTGATCGTCATTCATTCCGGCCAGGGACTCGGCTTCGCTGACGTGCACAGCCAACTCGCGCGTATCGAGCTGCAGGGCACGGGAGAAGGAGTTCTCCAGCGTGGTCAGTTCGCCCGCGATCGTGGCCATCTGCGCTCGTTCGTCCTCGCCGAGGCGGGCTCCCGCACGCACGAAGTGATCGATGGTCAGTTCGTGCTGACGTTTGTCCTCGGGGTTGAGGTCGGAGACCGAGACCTGTTCGATGCGGTGGAAGAGGTCGACGTTGAGCAGGAGCTCGGTCTCGGCGGCCGACAGGAGTTCCCAGGTCTCGCCGATGGCGTCGGTGAGTTCGGGACGCAGATGATTCGATTCGATGGCTGCGGCGACGGAGGCGATGCGGGTCATCGGCACGGACGCGGATTCGAACCTCACGGTGGTGGAGAAGAACGTGGACTCGGCGTCATCGGCGACGATCGCAGCCACCTCGGCGCGGGCGAAATCGGTGGCCGTGTGAACCGCGGTCAGCAGCGTCTCCGGGGTGACCGCCGCGAAGTCGGGGAGCGAATAGTCGGTCTGTGGGTCGAGGAACGCTTCCCAGACATCGATGCCGTTCGGATCTGCGCTCATTCTCGACG encodes:
- a CDS encoding M3 family metallopeptidase, which codes for MSADPNGIDVWEAFLDPQTDYSLPDFAAVTPETLLTAVHTATDFARAEVAAIVADDAESTFFSTTVRFESASVPMTRIASVAAAIESNHLRPELTDAIGETWELLSAAETELLLNVDLFHRIEQVSVSDLNPEDKRQHELTIDHFVRAGARLGEDERAQMATIAGELTTLENSFSRALQLDTRELAVHVSEAESLAGMNDDQIAAAESRAADRGVDGYLLPLNNFTQQGVLESLNSAQTRRHVLNNSMARGSRGGDGDTRTQVADTTALRALKAHLLGYPSYSSFAIDNQTAGNPDAAADIVSSLISPANAQLDEELAQVKQRYDLEDVAAEDVKYYLAKYRADEFGIDPDEVAKYFEFDTVLTEGVFRAATGLYGITFAPYDGVTAWHEDVRVYEVTDVTERPLGLVLIDPYARDTKRGGAWMDQLVPASRLTGLHPVVTLSLNLAKPGPGRPTLLNPTELTTFFHEFGHVLHGLFANSTYPSTAGTAVPRDYVEFPSQLNEMWRFHPQVLPHFAKHVDTGEPMPAELVDALIASEKFGQGFDTIEYLAAAMLDLSWHSLEAGEHITEVLSFESEVLAAAGFSPLVPPRYRSTYFGHIFASGYAAGYYSYLYSEVIAAWVSEWFEDQGGLNREAGDAFREAILAPGYSVDPMAAIERFFGTRPDVAPLLRRRGLAEPVTEVDDEDAEATAETEPGAASARWDHPNHEAVAADLSAAGIDPRIEIFDGSTPTAAAAAEALGIEVGAIANSLIFSSGGEPVLIMASGAHRVDTTHVADLIGVDSLDRASKELVREATGQVIGGVAPCGHPNPIPTYVDVSLKDYPVLWAGAGTPNSMVPLTYEQLLTVTGGKEITVVAEES